From the Acidimicrobiia bacterium genome, the window GGGCAGGCCAGTAGACGGCATGGAACGGAATGTTGTCCTTGCCTATGAAGTAATACGTTTCGGCTTCGGGGTTGAGCCACCAATCTTTCCAGGCGTCCGGCGTCCCCTGGAGCTGCGCCCATTCCTGGGGTGCGGAGAAGTAGCCCATCACCGCCTCCCACCATACGTAGATCGACTTGCCCGGGCCCAGGTCGTCCACAGGGAGTGGAATGCCCCAATCGAGGTCGCGGGTGAAGGAGCGATCGTGGAGGCCGTCTTTGACCATGCCGATGGCGAAGTTGACGACATGGGGTCGCCAGTCTTCCCGGGATCGGAGCCAGTCGAGCAGCGGTCCCTGGAACGCGCTCAGTTTCCAGTAGTAGTGCTCGGTGTCCCGCTCGACAGGAGTCGTTCCGGACAGTTTCGATCGCGGATCGACCAGTTCGTGGGGGTCGAGGGTGCGGCCGCAGTTGTCACACTGGTCTCCGCGCGCCTCGGTGGACCCGCAGTGAGGGCAGGTGCCCTCGACGTACCGGTCGGGGAGGAAGCGTTGCTGCTCCTCGTCGAAGAACTGGCTCGTCGTGTGCTTGTAGAGGTAGCCGTTCTCGAGCAGTTTCATGAAGAACCCCTGTGCAACCCGCTTGTGGTTCTCGGTGCCCGTGGTAGTGAACAGATCGAAATTGATCCCGAGTCGCTGCCAGTAGTCGAGGAAGCGCGGGTGATACCGATCGACGATTTCCTGCGGCGTTACGCCCTCCTCGTCGGCTTTGACGGTTATCGGGGTGCCGTGCACGTCGCTGCCGGAGACCATCAGAACCTTGCTGCCGGCCATGCGGTGGTAGCGGGCGAAGATGTCCGGAGGGAGGTAGGCGCCGGCAACATGCCCGAGATGCAAAGATCCCGTAGCGTAGGGCCAGCCAACGGCGACGAGGACGTGGCGATCGGTCATGCCCGGGAGGGTAACAAGAGAAGTCGTGGGTTGTGGGTTCTGGGCTCCGGGCATCGGGGTTCAGGTCACTCGGCTCACGAACCGGCCGCCGATCCGGGACCCGGCGCCTCGGCCGTCACGTCGTCCTCCGAAAAGCGAACGATCTCCCACTCGCCGTCGAAACTGCCTGAGATTTCGAGCCTCCCGCCGTCGATGTCCGTCGCGAACGCGAAGCAACGGATCGTGCGGAGGTCGTCCTCCCACTCCAGCACCGACGGGGGGGTGGCATGAACGGAGACACGGGCGCCGTTGGCGGTGAGCGTCGGGGCGAACTCGTCCACCAGGGCCGCGCACACAGGCAGTTGTGATTCGAACAGGGCCGTCGCTCCGGGGTAGGGAGTCCCGGCAGGCGTCGGATCTTCGGCACGGCCGATGAACTGGAATGTGTGAGTCAACCGGCAATCCACGGGATCGGAGTTCAGCGAGTTGACGTAGCAATCGCCGGGCGTCCGATCGATCAGGCTTGCGGCCCCGATTCCTTCGAGCGTGCCCGTGATGCGTGTTGCACCACCGAGTTGGTCGGACAACTCAACAACGCAAGCCGTGTACCTGTCGCCCTCGTCCCACTCGGCGGAATCCGGCAGATAGCGGATCGCAGACACCCGCGAGTCCGGCCAGTCCACCCCGACGTAGTCGCGATATGCGGATCCACATGAGCGTTCGACCTCGGTGGAGAAGGCTTCTCCCGGGAAGTCGTCTTCGAGCCCGTATTGCGTGGTAGTCGAGAAGATCACTTCGTGGGTGTGTGCTCCGGAACACGGGACCAGGCGGGCCTTCCCATAGGGTGCATACGGCATCGCGGTGTCCTCGCCGGTGCCAAACCACAGGCAGTCGCCTGCCTGCCAAAGGTAGGGCAGGGGAGCGCCCCGGATGGTGGATTCCATGGCCCGCTCGGCCGGCACCTCGGCTCCGACGGTCGCATAGAGGTGCGTGTTCGAGGCCCACAGGTACCACCAGTTGCCACCGACAAAGACTCTGTAGGCGAGGGTCCCCTCGATCGGAACCTCTTCGAGGCCGGCGAAGGGGCCGGCGATCGCACCGGCGAGGCCGGGAGCGAGGAACGGGTCGCCGCTCAGGGAGACGGCCGGACTCATGGAGAGCCCGATAACCGTAGAGCCTCCATCTTCAGTCTGAAGGCCGGTGTAGCTGACGCCTTCGATGGCCGTGCCGATGATCGATCTCAGTCGCAAGTCGATCTCATCCATCTCGGACTCGAGAACATCGATTGAACTGAACCCGGTGATCTCTCCCCACCCCTGTTCGGCGATTTCGACCGGGTCCGGAAGGCCCGGATCAGCCGGTGCATCGATAGTTGTAGTTGTAGTTGTCGTTTCGGACGACGGCTCCGTCGTGGCCGGTGCCGGAGATGCCGTCGAGGTGGTCGTGACCGCCGGTCCGGCCTGTGAAGTCGTGCAGGCGACCGCCGCGAGCGACAGGGCGAGGACCAGGAACAACAGGCGGGGCATCCGGCAACGATAGTGCCGGGTGGAACTTGCCAGAGGTCGGTGGCCAATTGCCGACCGGCCGGCGATCGGGGTCGTAATCTCCTGACCCGATGCTCGAACTACTCGGACTGTCCAAACGATTTGGGGAAATCACCGCGCTCGACGGATGCAGCTTCTCGGTGGCGCCCGGTCGGATGCTCGGTTTTCTCGGGCCGAATGGGGCCGGCAAGACGACGGCGATGCGCTCGGTTTTCGGTCTGGTTGCTCTCGACGCCGGCAGGGTCACCTGGGGTGGTGCTCCCATCGATGAGGCGACCAGGCGGACCTTCGGCTACATGCCCGAGCAGCGCGGGCTGTATCCCCGCATGAAGGTCCGGGATCAGCTCGTCTATCTGGGCGAGTTGCACGGGATGCGGGTAAGAGCTGCGCTCGAGGCGGCGGATCGCTGGCTGGACGAGTTCGGACTCCTGGATCGGGCAGAGGACCGGCTCGAACAGCTTTCGCACGGCAACCAGCAGAGGATTCAGCTGGCGGCAGCACTCATCTTCGATCCCGAGCTTCTCGTCCTGGACGAGCCGTTCAGCGGACTCGACCCGATCGGCGTGAACAGCCTCGGCGAGACCCTCAAGCGGCAGGCCGCCGCGGGCAAGACGGTCGTGTTCTCCAGCCATCAGCTCGACCTCGTCGAGGATCTTTGCGAAGACGTGGCCATCATCGATTCCGGCAAGGTGGTGCTCACGGGACGGGTGGCAGAGATCAAGGAGCGGGCGGCGCATCGCAGGGTGGAGGTGCATGTGTCCGGGAGCGACGGATCCTGGCTTCCGGATTACCCGGACATCGTGTCGAGTTCGGTGCAGGGGGAGAGGGTGGTTCTGGTCGTCGAACGCTCGTTCCCGATCGACGAGCTCCTGGTGGCGGCGGCCGGGGCCGGGCAAGTGACCCATGTCGAGTTCGAAGCGCCGAGCCTCTCCGAGGTGTTTCTCGAGGCGGTGCGGCGATGACGGGTTTCCGCGCTTCCTGGCTGGTGGCCAGGCGGGAACTGCGGGAGCGGTCGAAGGGCCGCACCTACAGGATCACGACGCTGATACTGATGGTCGTCGTCGTGGCGGCGATCGTATTGCCCGCGGTCATCGACGGAGACGACGGTGTGACCTACGACCTGGGGGTGGTGGGGACGATCGATTCCGACTACCTGCCGACGCTCGAAGTACTGGCCGGCGCCGTCGAGGTGGAGATATCGATCACAGAGTTCTCGTCGGTGGTGGAAGGCGAGTCGGCCGTTTCCGATGGGGAGATCGACGGCCTTCTCGTTGACGGCCGTCAGGTGGTGGTGCGCGAGGCCGGCAGTTCCGTTTTCTACGTGTCGGGTGGCGCCGGGTTGGTCGGTTTGCTGAGCGGGGCGGCACAGACGCTCGAGTTGCAGGAGATCGTTGTGGAGGCGGGTGTGTCTGCCGAGGAACTGGCCACCACCCTGACCGGCGAGCCGATCGAAGTGAGAGGCCTCGAGCCCGAGGATCCCAACCGGCTCGCGAATGAGATCGCCAGCGTTGCTTCCCTGTTCCTGCTGTATTTCGCCATCCTGAGTTACGGAGCCTGGACCCTCAACGGCGTGATCGAGGAGAAGTCGAACCGGATCGTTGAAGTCCTGATGTCGGCGTTGCGGCCGCATCATCTGCTTGCAGGCAAGGTGGCCGGTATCGGGCTCCTCGGCCTTCTACAGCTGGCCCTGGTGTCCGGGTCGGCGCTAGTCGCTGCCCTGGCGGTGGACTTGTTCGACCTTCCGCAGCTGACTCTCTCGGTACTGGGATCGCTCATCCTGTGGTTCGTTCTCGGGTTCAGTTTCTACGCGGTCGCCTATGCGGGCCTCGGTGCGCTGGTGTCCAGGATGGAAGATGCGCAGAGCGTCGCGACACCGCTGACCCTGGTGGGCGTCGTCGGGTAC encodes:
- the metG gene encoding methionine--tRNA ligase; this translates as MTDRHVLVAVGWPYATGSLHLGHVAGAYLPPDIFARYHRMAGSKVLMVSGSDVHGTPITVKADEEGVTPQEIVDRYHPRFLDYWQRLGINFDLFTTTGTENHKRVAQGFFMKLLENGYLYKHTTSQFFDEEQQRFLPDRYVEGTCPHCGSTEARGDQCDNCGRTLDPHELVDPRSKLSGTTPVERDTEHYYWKLSAFQGPLLDWLRSREDWRPHVVNFAIGMVKDGLHDRSFTRDLDWGIPLPVDDLGPGKSIYVWWEAVMGYFSAPQEWAQLQGTPDAWKDWWLNPEAETYYFIGKDNIPFHAVYWPALLMGHGGLNLPTNVPGNQYVTFGGSKASKSRGVGRSLDWYLEHFEPDALRYAIAAMLPEHNDTDLSDDEIARRVNEELVATWGNLVNRVLAMTTRHFGGAVPGPGDLDDADRELLDKVDSAIVEAAEEFEKVELRGALRAGMTAASLANAYLNETAPWSTAKTDMVRTATTLHTVMSAINGIKTILAPFLPFTSQRLHEMLGQEGKLDERPWEREVLHPGTKLGTPAPLFSKIDPEALED
- a CDS encoding septum formation family protein: MPRLLFLVLALSLAAVACTTSQAGPAVTTTSTASPAPATTEPSSETTTTTTTIDAPADPGLPDPVEIAEQGWGEITGFSSIDVLESEMDEIDLRLRSIIGTAIEGVSYTGLQTEDGGSTVIGLSMSPAVSLSGDPFLAPGLAGAIAGPFAGLEEVPIEGTLAYRVFVGGNWWYLWASNTHLYATVGAEVPAERAMESTIRGAPLPYLWQAGDCLWFGTGEDTAMPYAPYGKARLVPCSGAHTHEVIFSTTTQYGLEDDFPGEAFSTEVERSCGSAYRDYVGVDWPDSRVSAIRYLPDSAEWDEGDRYTACVVELSDQLGGATRITGTLEGIGAASLIDRTPGDCYVNSLNSDPVDCRLTHTFQFIGRAEDPTPAGTPYPGATALFESQLPVCAALVDEFAPTLTANGARVSVHATPPSVLEWEDDLRTIRCFAFATDIDGGRLEISGSFDGEWEIVRFSEDDVTAEAPGPGSAAGS
- a CDS encoding ATP-binding cassette domain-containing protein, whose amino-acid sequence is MLELLGLSKRFGEITALDGCSFSVAPGRMLGFLGPNGAGKTTAMRSVFGLVALDAGRVTWGGAPIDEATRRTFGYMPEQRGLYPRMKVRDQLVYLGELHGMRVRAALEAADRWLDEFGLLDRAEDRLEQLSHGNQQRIQLAAALIFDPELLVLDEPFSGLDPIGVNSLGETLKRQAAAGKTVVFSSHQLDLVEDLCEDVAIIDSGKVVLTGRVAEIKERAAHRRVEVHVSGSDGSWLPDYPDIVSSSVQGERVVLVVERSFPIDELLVAAAGAGQVTHVEFEAPSLSEVFLEAVRR
- a CDS encoding ABC transporter permease, which translates into the protein MTGFRASWLVARRELRERSKGRTYRITTLILMVVVVAAIVLPAVIDGDDGVTYDLGVVGTIDSDYLPTLEVLAGAVEVEISITEFSSVVEGESAVSDGEIDGLLVDGRQVVVREAGSSVFYVSGGAGLVGLLSGAAQTLELQEIVVEAGVSAEELATTLTGEPIEVRGLEPEDPNRLANEIASVASLFLLYFAILSYGAWTLNGVIEEKSNRIVEVLMSALRPHHLLAGKVAGIGLLGLLQLALVSGSALVAALAVDLFDLPQLTLSVLGSLILWFVLGFSFYAVAYAGLGALVSRMEDAQSVATPLTLVGVVGYILAFQTLEHPDGLLATITTFIPATAPFVVPIRTVQSAISWWELIAAVVMMGAAIYGMIRLAGRLYVGGILHIGQRMKVREAWRSAE